A window from Canis lupus baileyi chromosome 4, mCanLup2.hap1, whole genome shotgun sequence encodes these proteins:
- the TSPAN14 gene encoding tetraspanin-14: MHYYRYSNAEVSCWYKYLLFSYNIVFWLAGVVFLGVGLWAWSEKGVLSDLTKVTRLHGIDPVVLVLMVGVVMFTLGFAGCVGALRENICLLKFFCGTIVLIFFLELAVAVLAFLFQDWVRDRFREFFESNIRSYRDDIDLQNLIDSLQKANQCCGAYGPEDWDLNVYFNCSGASYSREKCGVPFSCCVPDPAQKVVNTQCGYDVRTQLKSKWDESIFTKGCIQALEGWLPRNIYIVAGVFIAISLLQIFGIFLAKTLISDIEAVKAGHHF, translated from the exons TTGGCTGGAGTTGTCTTCCTTGGAGTTGGACTGTGGGCATGGAGTGAAAAG gGGGTGCTTTCTGACCTCACCAAAGTGACCCGGCTGCATGGGATCGACCCTGTGGTGCTGGTCCTGATGGTGGGCGTGGTGATGTTCACGCTGGGGTTCGCTGGCTGCGTGGGGGCCCTGCGAGAGAACATTTGCCTGCTCAAGTTT TTCTGCGGCACCATCGTGCTCATCTTCTTCTTGGAGCTGGCCGTGGCCGTGCTGGCCTTCCTATTCCAGGACTGGGTGAGGGACCGGTTCCGGGAGTTCTTCGAGAGCAACATCAGATCCTACCGGGACGACATTGACCTGCAGAACCTCATTGACTCCCTTCAGAAAGCG AACCAGTGCTGTGGGGCCTATGGCCCTGAAGACTGGGACCTCAACGTCTACTTCAACTGCAGTGGTGCTAGCTACAGCCGCGAGAAGTGTGGGGTGCCCTTCTCCTGCTGTGTGCCGGACCCTGCG CAAAAAGTTGTGAACACACAGTGTGGCTATGATGTCAGGACCCAG CTGAAGAGCAAGTGGGACGAGTCCATCTTCACAAAAGGCTGCATCCAGGCGTTGGAGGGCTGGCTGCCGCGCAATATCTACATCGTGGCAGGCGTCTTCATCGCCATCTCCCTGCTACAG ATATTTGGCATCTTCCTGGCGAAGACCTTGATCTCGGACATTGAGGCGGTGAAGGCAGGCCATCACTTCTGA